In one window of Nitrospirota bacterium DNA:
- a CDS encoding NUDIX domain-containing protein, whose amino-acid sequence MGFNYCPACGTPLTQGWRGKDLAVCDVCGYVIHLSPASVVCALLIRKDKVLLEKRRYDPSAGLWCLPGGFVKIGESTEDALKREVKEELGAKVNIGDLLGVYNDIQLKTVVTVYAFPRFKGRVLSREETLEASWFQISKIPWDSLAFPSTHQALRDLAATYFTSQKRWKSNRLGKDLFGKSNNFSRTICIDFDGVIADISGGYYGESVFGKPLKGTKGALKLLHNLGWRIVIYTSRRRINSIRKYMEENDLYFDDINKESHDPDAIFIKPIADIYLDDKGMTFNGDWSSTVHQIKSFLPWYESL is encoded by the coding sequence TTGGGATTTAACTATTGTCCAGCTTGTGGGACGCCACTTACACAAGGATGGAGAGGGAAAGACTTGGCTGTTTGCGATGTATGTGGATATGTCATACACTTATCTCCCGCATCTGTGGTCTGTGCTTTGTTAATAAGAAAAGACAAGGTTTTGCTAGAAAAGCGGCGATATGACCCTAGTGCTGGTCTATGGTGTCTCCCAGGGGGCTTTGTCAAAATTGGCGAAAGCACCGAAGACGCCTTGAAACGCGAAGTCAAGGAAGAGCTTGGCGCGAAAGTGAACATCGGTGATCTTCTGGGGGTATATAATGACATTCAGTTAAAGACCGTGGTAACGGTCTATGCCTTTCCTAGGTTTAAAGGCCGTGTACTATCGAGAGAAGAGACCTTGGAGGCAAGTTGGTTTCAAATTAGCAAGATCCCATGGGACAGTCTAGCGTTTCCAAGTACTCATCAAGCACTTCGAGATTTGGCCGCGACTTATTTTACTTCACAGAAACGATGGAAATCCAACAGACTGGGGAAAGATCTTTTTGGAAAGAGTAATAATTTTTCTAGAACTATATGCATCGACTTTGATGGTGTAATAGCCGATATTTCCGGGGGGTATTACGGGGAAAGTGTCTTTGGTAAACCATTAAAAGGAACAAAAGGTGCTCTTAAGCTGCTACACAATCTTGGTTGGCGAATAGTGATATACACAAGCCGCAGAAGAATTAACTCCATCAGAAAATACATGGAAGAAAATGATTTATATTTCGATGATATAAATAAGGAATCGCACGACCCGGATGCTATTTTTATCAAGCCTATAGCAGATATTTACTTGGATGATAAGGGTATGACTTTTAACGGAGACTGGTCATCCACGGTGCACCAAATCAAGTCCTTCCTGCCTTGGTACGAATCACTATAG
- a CDS encoding VOC family protein encodes MKEQKYSPLGLKGIGHIEILVRDLQSCCEFYKEKIGWVISERTEDFVNFEVLGVPFSLLAVKPLPTAVSIEMPQNSVILLFLVDDCDEVVSELIAKGVHFISMPSDKPWGRVAEFCDPEGNKWQVVKKNV; translated from the coding sequence ATGAAAGAACAAAAGTATTCGCCCCTGGGATTAAAAGGTATCGGCCATATCGAAATCCTTGTAAGGGATTTGCAAAGTTGTTGTGAATTCTACAAAGAGAAGATTGGATGGGTGATATCTGAACGCACAGAAGATTTTGTAAACTTCGAAGTGTTAGGTGTTCCGTTCTCACTTCTAGCGGTGAAACCACTACCGACTGCCGTGTCAATAGAAATGCCACAGAACTCAGTTATCCTTCTTTTTCTCGTGGATGACTGCGACGAAGTCGTCTCCGAGCTTATCGCCAAAGGAGTGCATTTCATATCTATGCCGTCAGATAAACCCTGGGGCAGAGTCGCTGAATTCTGTGATCCCGAAGGCAACAAGTGGCAAGTAGTCAAGAAAAATGTTTGA
- a CDS encoding SDR family NAD(P)-dependent oxidoreductase, with the protein MEMQRSVYVITGANKGLGLSFVKEAIQRNGTVEAISKSPQSSSLSFECNFDFTQLDCSDAVATGVFWVALSRKCHSDTDVILINNAGTYYKGLLTETDPATYLQLIKDNYLSAVNMTKGFVTNFKKGTIVNIISTGALRNKAGGSGYGSAKAAEASFFSALRDEFKSTNFRIMNIYAGSINTWSPNPEPGCIKPDELAKWILDTAIMKGTFEIADCTLLPFSE; encoded by the coding sequence ATGGAAATGCAGCGTAGTGTTTATGTAATAACCGGTGCAAATAAGGGATTGGGTTTATCCTTCGTTAAGGAAGCAATCCAGAGAAATGGTACTGTCGAAGCAATCAGCAAATCGCCACAATCCTCCAGTCTGTCATTTGAATGTAATTTTGATTTTACCCAATTGGATTGTTCGGATGCGGTTGCAACAGGAGTATTCTGGGTAGCTCTAAGCCGGAAATGTCATTCAGATACAGATGTTATTCTCATCAACAACGCAGGCACCTATTACAAAGGTTTGCTCACGGAGACAGACCCGGCGACGTATTTGCAGCTCATAAAAGACAACTACTTGTCTGCGGTCAACATGACCAAAGGATTTGTAACCAACTTTAAAAAGGGTACAATCGTTAATATCATTTCGACTGGTGCATTGAGGAACAAGGCAGGTGGATCAGGTTATGGTTCCGCAAAAGCTGCAGAAGCATCATTCTTCTCGGCATTACGAGACGAGTTCAAAAGCACTAATTTTCGAATCATGAACATTTATGCCGGCTCTATCAACACTTGGTCCCCTAACCCAGAACCCGGCTGCATCAAACCAGATGAGCTAGCAAAATGGATTTTAGACACCGCAATAATGAAGGGCACTTTCGAGATAGCTGACTGTACTTTGTTGCCATTCAGCGAATAG
- a CDS encoding aldo/keto reductase, with amino-acid sequence MQYRSFGSIGWNVSAISTGTYAIGGNWGPTDDKSSIAAIRRAFDLGVNFFDTADVYGLGKSETLLSEALAGMRTKFYIATKGGRDFYSAPPKISKNFDVKYLAVALDRSLGRLKTDNVDLYQLHGPTIDQMKQGDIFEFVARAKQLGKVRACGVSLNTLDEVRTALSSKIVEAIQYPFSILNQNNGPEVFALCKKQGVALIVREPLAQGLLTGKYTLDSKFPADDHRSREWTREFLESNLHKLGRLPFLATANRSMVQAALQFILSFNEVSTVIPGPRNSKQLEEHLGTFRATLLTKEEISQILQV; translated from the coding sequence ATGCAGTATCGTAGCTTTGGGTCAATCGGATGGAACGTCTCCGCGATTAGCACAGGAACATATGCAATAGGTGGCAATTGGGGACCGACTGACGACAAATCCTCTATCGCGGCTATCAGAAGAGCTTTTGACCTCGGTGTGAACTTTTTTGACACCGCAGACGTTTACGGATTGGGCAAAAGCGAAACATTGCTATCAGAGGCCCTTGCAGGAATGCGCACCAAGTTCTATATAGCTACCAAAGGTGGACGTGATTTCTACTCTGCTCCACCTAAGATATCGAAAAACTTTGATGTCAAGTACCTCGCGGTGGCATTAGACAGAAGCCTCGGTCGACTGAAAACTGATAATGTTGACCTTTATCAACTGCATGGTCCCACCATAGATCAAATGAAACAAGGAGATATTTTCGAGTTTGTCGCTAGAGCCAAGCAACTTGGTAAGGTCCGTGCATGTGGGGTTTCGTTGAACACCCTGGACGAAGTGAGAACAGCGCTTTCATCCAAGATAGTTGAGGCAATCCAGTATCCCTTTAGTATATTGAACCAGAACAACGGTCCCGAAGTGTTTGCTCTCTGCAAAAAGCAAGGCGTTGCATTAATTGTACGAGAGCCATTGGCTCAAGGGCTTTTGACCGGAAAATACACTTTGGACTCGAAATTTCCCGCTGACGATCATCGTTCGCGCGAGTGGACACGTGAGTTTTTGGAAAGCAACCTTCACAAACTCGGTCGTTTGCCCTTTCTTGCTACTGCAAACAGGTCTATGGTGCAAGCAGCTTTGCAATTTATTCTTTCTTTTAATGAAGTTTCTACCGTGATTCCGGGCCCTAGGAACTCGAAACAGCTAGAAGAACATTTAGGGACATTCCGAGCTACTCTTCTTACAAAGGAGGAGATTTCTCAAATATTGCAGGTCTAG
- a CDS encoding pyridoxamine 5'-phosphate oxidase family protein — MNLYDELNAYLKSQILLTVATLGKEYPWTCSVYFGYSDGRFYFTSKRDTQHAKDIGNGAIVAFAVADSAQTPSAVIVGVQGRGFCRPARLDDATKIVVNYGQKFKEFLADYGSLPNLLEVMKGGTVYVIEAHSIKFTNKNLFKDAQILSFDLRA; from the coding sequence GTGAATCTCTACGACGAACTGAATGCGTACTTAAAATCCCAAATTCTTTTGACAGTTGCAACACTCGGAAAGGAATATCCTTGGACTTGTAGTGTATATTTTGGGTATTCAGACGGCCGCTTCTATTTCACATCGAAGCGGGATACACAACATGCCAAAGATATCGGAAATGGCGCGATTGTTGCTTTCGCAGTTGCAGACTCAGCACAAACACCATCTGCTGTTATCGTAGGAGTTCAGGGACGCGGATTTTGCCGTCCAGCCAGGTTGGACGATGCTACTAAAATAGTAGTAAATTACGGTCAGAAATTCAAAGAATTTCTGGCTGACTATGGTAGTCTTCCTAATCTCCTTGAAGTTATGAAAGGGGGCACTGTTTACGTGATTGAGGCGCACAGCATAAAGTTTACTAACAAGAATTTATTCAAAGACGCCCAGATTCTCTCTTTTGATCTTCGAGCGTAA
- a CDS encoding caspase family protein, whose product MEKTYQPLYRNSFALCIGIDNYLNLGKLETCVAGAKEVASLLALQNYKVMGIYNSKATASSIRKALAEFAESSAEDDRVFIYFAGHGMRRKNVSNEEVGYLGLYDTGKNYSKALYFQDIIREFQFIKAKHIFLALDACFSGLALARQGDTMSVPSDDIGTIAQNLTRKRAIEILTAGGARDFVYDRLPYGETNLSPFTYFLTQGILGKADWNGIITSYSLAGYVRNNVQLHASGQIPQFGPIPGSSSEGAFVFRFPQSGSDEPRYLKNSIHLDNNAVSRKQEPDFDDTIIQIQSQWNDNWEYIRHFMKLLDQLAESHSESGLLQALGSRDIFSCLGFPMDATEHEAYVSLLHSAYYDIELESCKPRLKLYFRRLKNLLARFPDDKIQLETKNRWQSIVQDILNTMGDEEDAALTLKRVEDFAKSTLALTRFTNTAHDPELMSALYLIKKLDYADHGGSAKVEQFLLQKTKHELEQLIDPSSKNLFTEMLDDESNVWWGILVLLDHSIEDFQIHDYRGISGSIRLMERLIARNKIVYPNHEVARKEVAFEIHNEQKTILWINNLGFLIAQLYDLNKVQGIGDCIRKYVLLLQHPFLYGEKPRVTESLFFRCLELEVWGRILSWNSGIAKDHIGREIKPGEYRKGYRLFRV is encoded by the coding sequence ATGGAAAAAACATATCAGCCATTATATAGGAACTCATTCGCTCTGTGTATTGGCATTGACAACTACTTAAATCTAGGAAAACTTGAGACTTGCGTTGCTGGAGCCAAAGAAGTCGCAAGCCTTCTTGCACTTCAGAATTACAAAGTCATGGGGATTTACAATAGCAAAGCCACAGCCTCAAGCATTCGAAAAGCGCTCGCTGAATTCGCGGAAAGTTCAGCAGAGGATGATCGGGTCTTCATATATTTTGCAGGTCACGGTATGCGGAGAAAGAATGTTTCAAACGAAGAGGTAGGTTATTTGGGGCTATATGATACGGGCAAAAATTATAGCAAAGCTCTTTATTTTCAAGATATTATACGAGAATTTCAATTCATTAAAGCCAAACATATTTTTTTGGCACTTGATGCTTGCTTTAGCGGATTAGCTCTTGCTCGACAAGGTGACACTATGAGCGTGCCGTCTGACGACATTGGAACTATAGCCCAGAACCTAACTCGCAAGCGCGCGATAGAAATATTAACAGCAGGAGGAGCCAGGGATTTTGTGTATGATCGGCTCCCATACGGAGAAACAAACCTTTCGCCATTTACGTATTTCCTAACTCAGGGTATCCTGGGAAAAGCTGATTGGAATGGAATAATTACTAGTTATAGTTTGGCAGGATACGTGCGCAATAACGTCCAACTTCACGCCTCGGGGCAGATACCACAATTTGGACCAATCCCTGGGAGTAGTAGCGAAGGAGCCTTCGTCTTTCGCTTTCCGCAGAGTGGATCGGATGAACCTAGATATTTGAAAAATAGCATCCACCTCGATAATAATGCTGTTTCTAGAAAACAAGAGCCGGACTTTGATGATACCATTATTCAAATCCAATCTCAGTGGAATGACAATTGGGAATACATAAGGCACTTCATGAAACTATTGGATCAACTTGCGGAAAGCCATTCTGAAAGCGGTCTTCTACAGGCTCTAGGGAGTAGAGACATATTCTCATGCCTGGGTTTTCCGATGGATGCAACGGAGCATGAAGCATATGTATCTCTTCTTCATTCAGCTTATTATGACATAGAGTTAGAAAGTTGCAAGCCAAGATTGAAGCTTTACTTCCGTAGACTTAAGAACCTTTTGGCTAGGTTTCCTGATGATAAAATACAACTCGAGACAAAAAACAGATGGCAGTCCATTGTTCAAGACATACTCAATACTATGGGGGATGAAGAAGATGCTGCACTAACCCTCAAGCGTGTGGAGGATTTCGCAAAATCGACCTTGGCCTTAACAAGATTCACAAATACCGCACACGACCCAGAGCTTATGTCGGCTCTCTATCTAATCAAAAAGCTCGACTATGCTGATCATGGTGGTTCCGCCAAAGTCGAACAATTTCTGCTCCAAAAAACCAAACATGAATTGGAGCAGTTGATTGATCCCAGTAGCAAGAATCTGTTTACTGAGATGCTGGATGATGAAAGTAATGTTTGGTGGGGGATCCTTGTGCTCCTTGACCATTCAATAGAGGACTTTCAAATACACGATTATAGGGGGATTTCCGGCAGCATACGTCTCATGGAAAGATTGATTGCTCGAAATAAAATAGTATATCCTAATCATGAGGTAGCACGAAAAGAAGTGGCTTTCGAAATACATAATGAGCAAAAGACGATTTTGTGGATAAACAATTTGGGATTTCTCATTGCTCAGTTGTATGATCTGAACAAGGTTCAAGGAATTGGAGATTGTATTCGCAAATATGTATTACTGTTACAACATCCCTTTTTATATGGCGAGAAACCTCGTGTAACTGAAAGTCTCTTTTTCCGGTGTTTAGAGTTGGAAGTATGGGGACGGATTTTATCTTGGAACTCTGGTATCGCCAAAGATCATATAGGGCGCGAAATAAAACCCGGCGAATATAGGAAGGGCTATAGGTTATTTAGGGTCTGA
- a CDS encoding amidase, with the protein MAYPNLSEITLLEASIAIKGKQLSPIELVSACLARIEKLNPILNAYITVAHDEALSSARSATEEIAQGNALKPLHGIPMGIKDVFDVAGMPTTAGSSHTTFPSIDSTIARKLKDAGAILLGKHNMHEWACGATNRESHFGPVHNPWNVDCISGGSSGGSAAAVAAGLDLGSIGSDTAGSIRIPAALCGVVGLKPTFGSVSRNGMVPLSWSLDHVGTIARTVDDVETLFKIIAQKPTNIVESNEISASIVQADGIRCSDNLVGLRVGIPKTYFFDGLDKEVQNALHKAIEDITNFGAIVDEVSLPDVAEAVNAHAIIMYSDAAAYHEESLASNALIFSDTVIGRLRRGQEYKATEYSKAKQIQSSWTKCLEHLFQKIDVLITPTTAVPAPHIIKVPNSENRPLILLTCLFNLTGNPAISLPCGFTSLGLPIGMQLVAKKWYESTLVATARFYEQSHPWSKQRPGIPS; encoded by the coding sequence GTGGCGTATCCGAATCTTTCCGAGATTACTCTTTTAGAAGCTTCGATAGCTATCAAAGGAAAGCAGCTATCTCCAATTGAATTGGTTTCTGCATGTCTGGCTCGAATCGAAAAACTCAATCCTATCCTAAATGCCTATATTACGGTAGCACACGATGAGGCTTTGAGTAGTGCTCGGTCTGCCACAGAGGAAATTGCTCAAGGAAATGCATTGAAGCCTTTACACGGTATTCCCATGGGGATCAAGGACGTTTTTGATGTTGCCGGAATGCCAACCACCGCAGGAAGTTCCCATACTACATTTCCGTCAATCGATAGTACTATTGCCAGAAAGTTAAAGGATGCAGGGGCGATCTTGTTAGGGAAACACAATATGCACGAATGGGCCTGCGGAGCTACTAATCGTGAGTCACATTTTGGACCAGTTCATAATCCTTGGAATGTGGATTGCATCTCAGGAGGATCAAGTGGAGGTTCAGCTGCGGCAGTTGCCGCTGGACTGGATCTTGGATCAATCGGAAGTGATACAGCGGGGTCTATCAGAATACCTGCCGCGCTGTGTGGAGTGGTTGGATTAAAACCAACTTTCGGCTCAGTAAGTAGAAACGGGATGGTCCCACTAAGTTGGTCATTAGATCATGTAGGGACTATAGCGCGAACAGTTGACGATGTTGAAACGCTTTTTAAAATAATAGCGCAGAAGCCAACAAACATTGTAGAGAGCAACGAGATCAGTGCTTCAATAGTGCAGGCTGATGGAATTCGGTGCTCAGACAACCTGGTTGGACTTAGGGTAGGCATACCCAAGACATACTTCTTTGATGGTTTGGATAAGGAAGTCCAGAATGCTCTCCACAAGGCCATAGAAGATATTACAAACTTTGGAGCGATAGTAGACGAAGTATCGTTACCGGATGTCGCAGAAGCAGTCAACGCTCATGCAATCATCATGTATAGTGATGCGGCAGCATATCACGAGGAGTCGCTTGCATCAAATGCTTTGATTTTCAGCGATACCGTGATCGGAAGGCTAAGGCGAGGGCAAGAGTACAAAGCCACAGAGTACTCAAAAGCAAAGCAAATACAATCGAGTTGGACTAAATGTTTGGAGCACCTATTTCAAAAGATCGATGTTCTTATTACTCCAACAACGGCGGTGCCAGCCCCTCATATCATTAAAGTACCAAATAGCGAAAATCGTCCTTTGATACTGTTGACATGTTTGTTTAACCTTACAGGCAATCCGGCTATATCATTACCATGTGGGTTTACATCTCTTGGACTTCCAATTGGCATGCAGTTGGTGGCAAAAAAGTGGTACGAATCGACTCTTGTTGCAACAGCAAGATTCTATGAGCAATCTCATCCATGGTCGAAGCAACGTCCTGGCATTCCAAGTTAA
- a CDS encoding transposase: MPKRKAKPQVTVEYSPEFKLRVVLQYLQDPQQAKQICVENQIGEELLTFWHQEFIARANQIFGFSSPAQVASAVNSSNGGPRYTGQVEKVVPSWGLRINYEKYGSYKSASSSNEPPAWLGPVEREKWKSKRGVVIWDNPPQKLEVISAKQALELVETFGKTTEWRTEGIPIIQRIPSSPMPAAPELKRPAKKSNAKAKEEKVVSDRPHAEVERMRLSPQAAPEFLAFLAEHESILQQMAEEDAKEQEQFWKTLIHLLLSGAREGSAKDIDLSTRPLSWVRDDSSETWVCDLPPNRGTVVAESNGWFWQSCIEEPNEFKRYSPYFIRLGEVLAWTEQELMAIQKKNEDAKQKIELSKDETAIRPRMDLTPYRIDPSALEPARITYRAVIELEHAPDSFKTWEMSFGKLYRYDEKFPSVAGITGRLQLDPKQIEVEKRFGISDGGYLIYSTTTQDDEKTAKQLTRQLWDHSGIHQLYKVGKVMRARYGIEEVETGYITWLGELEDLEHPWKKAGSRVEHMTNWAMLETLAYALDVNGFRERFGIQVDSMSDDDLLAVLHERRARSICVPANVRGESEQWLGDHDHETMRGKKKLKAPKEME, translated from the coding sequence ATGCCCAAGCGAAAAGCGAAACCACAGGTAACGGTAGAATACTCGCCCGAGTTCAAGTTGCGGGTCGTGCTTCAATATTTGCAAGACCCGCAACAAGCCAAGCAGATTTGTGTTGAGAATCAAATCGGAGAAGAGCTACTGACCTTTTGGCATCAGGAGTTTATTGCGCGCGCCAATCAGATTTTTGGTTTTTCTTCGCCAGCGCAGGTAGCGAGTGCAGTAAATAGTTCAAATGGCGGACCAAGATACACAGGACAAGTCGAGAAGGTCGTCCCTTCCTGGGGCCTACGGATCAACTATGAAAAGTACGGCTCATACAAGTCTGCCTCCAGTTCCAATGAACCACCGGCGTGGCTGGGTCCAGTGGAGCGTGAAAAGTGGAAGTCCAAGCGTGGGGTTGTCATCTGGGATAATCCCCCTCAAAAGCTTGAAGTCATTTCGGCGAAACAAGCGTTGGAACTGGTAGAGACATTTGGCAAAACAACGGAGTGGCGAACCGAAGGAATCCCCATCATTCAACGCATACCATCTTCACCCATGCCGGCAGCGCCCGAACTAAAGCGTCCAGCAAAGAAATCCAATGCGAAAGCAAAAGAGGAGAAGGTAGTATCAGATCGCCCGCATGCTGAAGTTGAACGCATGCGACTGAGTCCGCAAGCAGCACCAGAGTTTCTGGCTTTCTTAGCCGAACATGAATCGATATTGCAACAAATGGCGGAAGAGGACGCCAAGGAGCAGGAGCAATTCTGGAAGACACTCATCCATTTACTCTTGTCCGGCGCACGCGAAGGTTCCGCCAAAGATATTGATCTCTCTACCCGACCGTTGTCTTGGGTGCGAGACGATTCGTCTGAAACCTGGGTCTGCGATTTGCCTCCTAACCGTGGTACCGTGGTCGCGGAGTCAAATGGGTGGTTTTGGCAGAGTTGCATTGAAGAGCCCAATGAATTCAAGCGCTACAGTCCGTACTTTATCCGGTTGGGAGAAGTCCTGGCATGGACGGAACAAGAGCTGATGGCGATCCAGAAAAAGAACGAAGATGCCAAACAAAAGATTGAATTGTCGAAGGACGAAACGGCAATCAGACCCAGGATGGACCTAACGCCGTATCGTATTGATCCGAGCGCGCTAGAACCTGCGCGAATTACATATCGCGCCGTCATTGAATTAGAACACGCACCGGACAGCTTCAAGACCTGGGAGATGTCTTTTGGAAAATTGTATCGCTACGACGAAAAGTTCCCATCGGTTGCAGGGATTACTGGTCGCCTGCAGTTAGACCCAAAACAAATTGAGGTCGAGAAGCGCTTTGGAATTTCAGATGGTGGATATCTGATTTATTCAACCACTACCCAGGACGATGAAAAGACTGCCAAGCAACTAACGCGCCAGCTTTGGGATCACAGCGGGATTCACCAACTATACAAAGTCGGAAAGGTGATGCGAGCGCGATATGGGATCGAAGAAGTTGAAACTGGCTACATCACGTGGCTAGGAGAACTAGAGGATCTAGAGCATCCTTGGAAGAAGGCAGGCAGTCGCGTGGAGCATATGACGAATTGGGCAATGCTCGAAACCCTCGCATATGCGTTGGATGTCAATGGATTTCGTGAGCGATTTGGGATACAGGTAGACTCCATGAGTGACGATGATCTTTTGGCTGTCCTGCATGAGAGACGCGCACGATCGATCTGTGTTCCTGCAAACGTGCGAGGGGAAAGTGAGCAGTGGCTTGGAGATCACGACCATGAGACAATGCGCGGAAAGAAAAAACTAAAAGCTCCGAAAGAAATGGAGTAA